In the genome of Streptomyces lydicus, the window GGTCTCCAGGGCCGCCTGTGCGCGGATCATCCGGGGCAGCGGGGCGGCACCGGGCCGCGGGGTGAACGTACCGGTGCCGGCGGCGGTGCCGTTTCCGGCCTCCAGGGCGGTCATGCGCGCAGCTCCTTGCCGGTCAGTTCCAAGAAGACGTCCTCCAGGGTGTGCCGCTCGACGGCTATCGCGTCGGGCATCACGCCGTTCTGGGCGCACCAGGAGGCGACGGTGGCCAGCAGCTGCGGGTTGACCTTGCCGTGGACGCGGTAGACGCCGGAGGCCGGTTCGGTGGCGGCGCTGTCGGCGGGCAGCGCCTTGAGGAGCGAGGCGATGTCGAGGCCGGGGCGGCCGGTGAAGCGCAGGCTGTTCTCGGCGCCGCCGCGGCACAGCTCGTCCGGGGTGCCCTGGGCGATCACCCGGCCGCCGTCGATGATCGCGACATCGTCGGCCAGCTGCTCGGCCTCGTCCATGAAGTGGGTGGTCAGCACGGTGCTGACGCCGTCGGCGCGCAGCTCCCGTACGAGGTCCCAGGTGGCGTGCCGGGCCTGCGGGTCGAGGCCGGCCGTCGGCTCGTCGAGGAAGACGAGTTCGGGGCGGCCGACCACGGCCATCGCCAGTGCGAGGCGCTGCTGCTGGCCGCCGGACAGCCGCCGGTAGGGCGTCCGGCCGCAGCTGCCCAGGCCGAGCCGGTCGATGAGCCCGCCGACGTCGAGGGGGTGGGCGTGCAGGGTGGCGGTGTGCCGCAGCATCTCCTCCGCCTTGGCGCCCGCGTAGACGCCGCCGGACTGCAGCATCACGCCGATCCGCGGCCGCAGCGCGGCGGCCTCGGCGACCGGGTCCAGACCCAGGACCCGGACCCGGCCGGCGTCCGGGCGGCGGTAGCCCTCGCAGGTCTCGACCGTGGTGGTCTTGCCGGCGCCGTTCGGGCCGAGCACGGCGGTCACCGCGCCGCGTGCGACGGTCAGGTCGAGGCCGTCCACGGCGGTCTTGGTCCCGTATCGCTTGACCAGGCCGACGATCTCGACGGCAGGCTCTCGTCCGGGGGGCCGGGGGGCGCCCCCCGGGGAGGTGCTGGGCATGGCGGGCAGTCTACGGAGAGTGGCGGGGGGCTCTTCAACGGGGGCGTCGGTGCTTTTCCGTGCTTTTCCGCGCCCGGGTACGCGAACGGCGGTG includes:
- a CDS encoding ABC transporter ATP-binding protein, with amino-acid sequence MPSTSPGGAPRPPGREPAVEIVGLVKRYGTKTAVDGLDLTVARGAVTAVLGPNGAGKTTTVETCEGYRRPDAGRVRVLGLDPVAEAAALRPRIGVMLQSGGVYAGAKAEEMLRHTATLHAHPLDVGGLIDRLGLGSCGRTPYRRLSGGQQQRLALAMAVVGRPELVFLDEPTAGLDPQARHATWDLVRELRADGVSTVLTTHFMDEAEQLADDVAIIDGGRVIAQGTPDELCRGGAENSLRFTGRPGLDIASLLKALPADSAATEPASGVYRVHGKVNPQLLATVASWCAQNGVMPDAIAVERHTLEDVFLELTGKELRA